The window ATTTTTGTTAATCGCAAACTTTTGGTATTCTGTCTTAAGTACTAGTATGTTATAAGTCATGCATGTATTTTGTTGACTTCTTTATCTTGAACTACTTTCAGACGCTGTGATCACTTGTGAGGAAAAGGCAATCACTGATTGAGGCTCATATTGATGTCTGTTAACCTAAATTAAGATTCATGTGTGTTTGTTGTGTAGGTTCATGGAGATTACACTGAAGATATTGGTTCGAAATTGGATAGGCCAGCTGAGGAGCTTGTTGCTGCCTAAATGGCCTTGTTGTGTCTCTGTGATGCGTCTTCTCTTACTCATTTAGTTTTATCTTGAAATTGGTACAATATTGGTTTTGGAGTTTTTGAAAGAGATTTTGTTTTAACGAGTAGGAAGTTTTCATTCAGAATTCTCAATACTCGGCTCTCAATTTTGAACTTTTGTTATAGagtaacaaatttattatgagcataacaaatttatttattatttattaatatccATTCATGATTCATATTCTAAATAAGTTCGGATCATGAATTCCTTGTCTAAGTTTTCCTTCTATTTTCTACtctaaaaatacattaaaaatctagatattaaCGACGAGAATTAAAGGCAAAAATGTTGACTGGTTTTCTTGCATATGAAACACCAATATTTCTAACACCAACATAATGATGAGCTGAAAATACACAAATTACGCAAATCTAGTTATTACAGTTCCTCTCAACTTAGGAGAGATCAACAGTCTAGTTCAACTAACTTGATAGAAATAATAAACCTACCAACACCATTCAAGAATCAGTCTTTCAGACGAATCCAAATCTCAATAACGGCTTCTGTTTATACTAGCTGATTGCTTGAAACACCCACAGTTCGGGCCCTTCTTTCGCCTCCCGCTGTTCTTCCTTCCACTGTTAATGAAGTCCCTCAAAATCACAGCTCTGCTCCTCAAGAATCTGTTGCTGCCTTTCCCTTCATCCTCAACCTTCGACAGCACGAACTGAATCTTTTGCACGGCTAGTTCCAGCACGCTGATCCTCTCGGACCCCTTTTCAGCTTGCTCCATCACCTTGACTCTCCACGTCTTCATCGTCTCTTTCAGCCTTGGAGACGCCATTTCTTCAGGAGGGCAATCTTCTATGTTCTTCACTAGCTGAACATTCAAATCAACCAGATGCACTAATGTGTCCTCTGCTTCCTGCAACTGCTCCTTAACGTCTCCAAAATCGACATTCTTGCTCTTTCGACTCTTCTTGTTCGCCTCAAGTTTCCTTCTCAAGTCGCACAGTGCCACCTGGATGCATTCCAGCTTCTCAGCATCAGAGGCAAGTGTCTCGAGGATGTGTTTGTCGTTGAGTTCTTGACTAGGCTCGGTGAATCTGGATGAGAGCTCCAGCTTATCCACAGCCAACTCTTTCTCCATATCTGAATCAGTGGATGGTAGTAATTGATCATAAACTCTGTCCCTTCCCTTTGGTTTGCGCGATATGCTAAGAGATTCCCCAATTGTTTTATCTCTGTTCCCATCCTCGACAGTCTCCCACAGCTCAAGCATCAGATCATCAGAGCCAGCATTCCCCGTCTTCCTCATGGAGTTATATGAGTTATCAGAGGCTTGATCAAGAGGAATATCTTTCATTAGCATCATATTTCGGGATTCTGAGGCTTTGGCTTTTGTTTTCTGCAACTTGGGAGAGTCATTTAGCTCACTTGGATATGCTTTCTTGCTGCTGCGTTCATGCTTATCTCTACCAAAGTTGGGCTGCATCTTCGGGTGGTCAACCTCAGTCATCACTGGTCCTTGTTTGCTCTTCGAATTGGATCTTCTCCGTGAAACAGGTTTGTTCAAGTCTTCCATCAACTTTCCGACTACCTTAACTCTCTTCTGCAAATTCTGTAAACTATGAAGGGATTGATCTTCCGAAGGCATCTGAGATGTGGCTTCATTAGGAATGGCAAATTCCAGAAACTGCTAATAATAGAAGCGAACTGTACATAGTAAATTTCTTGAACttgaagaaatggaaaaagcAATCTACTTGCAAGAAAAGGATATATTACCTCTGTCTCTTGACTCTGTGCAGCTTTAAGGTTAGAACGACGTAGTACATTGTGTTCTATGAGTGTTATATCATCTTTTAGGGATGCTATGACAGGATCATATGCTGAAAGTTGGGATTTCAGTCCGTTGATTTCACTCTCCTTGAGACAAatcatttgtttaatttgttcaATCTCCGATGTCTTTTCAGCATTTTTATGCTCAAGATTCTGGCATGCCCCAGTGAGCTCCTGAACCTTATTCTTTAAAAGAACTTCTTTGACAGAAGAGACCTGAAGATCAAAACAAAAAGTAGCTGCTTCAGCTTCCCAGAGTTCAAACTCATTGTTCATTCCTTGGAGCTCAATGCTAAGTGTCTGCTCTCTCACAACATTCTCTTCGATTTCTTGATGAAGTAGACCAAGTTCAGACTCTAAGTTCTTTTTGACTTTGTGAAGGCTCTGAATTTCCTTCATCTGTGTGGAATTAGTTTCGGAGAGACGGGCCTCGTTCTTCTTTAGATCTTCTGTTTCCTGCTGCGACCTATGAACGTTGATCTTCAGCTCAGCTACTGTCGTGAATAACGTGGAGTTAAGCTTCTCAGTAGCTTCAAGCTGCATTTCTGTATCAAAAAGCTTTGTCTTGGTCCGAATTAAGCTCTCTGCACTACTTGCTATCTCCTGCTTCATTTGAACATTGCATTCTCTGATTTCTTGGATCTCACGCTCCAAGCTGCAAACGGCGTCTTTGAGGGCTAGATTTTCGGCCTTTTGTAGGTCGAGTGTTCCCCCTAACTCATTCATTTCTCTTCCAAGGCAACTGTTCACCTCATGTTGATTGTTTAGATCTTCGAGTAGCGATCTCAACTCCACAATTTTCTCTGCTACAAAGCTCTTCAACATGGCAGATTGATTGGCATTTGCCAATAATTCCAAAAGTATATCATCGTTATGCTGATCCGCTCTACGTTTCTCCTCTATCAGATCAGAGAACTTCTTTAGCAAACATGCACTTTCCTGTTTCGCTCGAGAGTGTGCTTCTTGTAATGCATTATAAGCCGTTTGCAGATCCCCTTGTCGAACACAGAGACTTGCCAGAGCAGCCTGAAGCACGAAAGCCGCCTGATAACCATTGCTCACTTCTGATTTCAACTGTCTGTTCATCTCTAAGAGTTCTTCCTTTTCACTGTTCACAATGGCAAGTTTCTTGGCCATGATTTCGGCATCCTGTTCCAAGTGCTGCTTCTGCAGCTCGATCTCCATGCCCTTGGACTGCAACTGCTCAAGGAGGGCCTCCAGAACCGAGTTTTCAACAAAGAGCTGCTGCTTTTCATCTTCATTTTTGGAGATGGCAGATTTCATATCTTCAACACTTCCAAGAATCTGATGCACCAAAGCTTGCTCACTCTCACCATTGTCCTCGGGTGCACAATCTGGACTGCTTTCGAGGGCCATGAAAATTTGGTATATGCTTGACCTCAGCCTTCCAATTTCATCCAACAAGAGCTGAGCTTCCACCTGCTGCTCAAGGCTTTCACTCTCGAGCTCTGAAATCACTTTATCGGCCAATTTAGACGCCTCAACGTGTTTTTGGCACTCAATGATGAGGGAGTGATTCTTGTTTTCCATATCTTGAATGAATTTCTGAAAGATTGATATTTCAAACTGTGCTTTTGTAGCCTTTTCAAGTTCCTCTTCTGAttctttcttcttccatttgtTTTCTTCTCGCAGGAGATGGATCTCGGTTTCAAGTCCAGCCATCCTCATCTCACTTAGTTGCAGCGAACCTATTCGTTCCTGCTTCTCCTCACCCAACGACACCTTGAGATTTTCCACTTGAGAATGCATTGcttccttctccttctctaagtccgcatatttctctCCCAATTGCGTAAACTTCTTATCTAGGCTTTCAAGTCTTCTCTCCACGTTTTCCAACTTAAGAACTAAGCTGTCCCTTTCAGACAAAAGATATGACCTTTCATTTTTGAGCAAATCACAGATCTCCTCTAGTCCCTTTGATTTTTCCCTCAAGCCTTCGAGCTCAACTTTTGCTGCAGACAACGAGTTCTCAAGAACAGCATTTTGTCCCACTAAACTGTTCATGTTCTCAGTTATCACTTGCAACTGAGATAGAAGACAAGCTTTCTCAGTAGCAAGAGTGGCCTTATCTCCTTGGAGGAGCTGGCAGGATTCTTGCAGTGCCTTCACCTTATCGCGTGACGCCTCCAGCTCACCATTCAAGTCTGAGAGGGACTTCTCGGCTGCTACTTTCTTCTTCAAGATCTCATTCATGCTCTCTAACTTCTTTAGGAGAATCTCCTTCTCCCTGCTGTCCTCTTCTTGCATCTCTTTAATTCTCGAGTTCTCATCCTGCAAGCTCTTCATTGAAGTCCCAAGGCATTTCGGGTTGAGACCTGCTGCTTCCACTTGCTCAACCAAAGCCTGGTAGCTCTTGTTCAAGTGCTCAATTTCTTCTTTCAAACATGAAATATCATGCTGAAGGGATGTGCTTATGCCCATATGGTGCAATACTTCCTTTTCGAGCCTCTCCCTAATCTCCTTCAAACTAAGGATCTCGTTTTGCATATTCTCCATAGACACGGCTGAAGAGAGCGAAGTTTGACTTAAACTATGATTTTCATCCCTAGCCTTCTTAAGCTCCTCCTCCAAACCACGTTTGCTTGCCTCCGTGTCATCTAGCATCCGAAGCATCTCTTTGAGCTCCGAGGCAAGAGCTCTCTGATCATCTTGGGACTGAGAGTGCAGATTCTGCAGAGCCTCGAGAGTGGCCTCAACTTGTGCATGCCGGGTGCTCTCATCATGCAAACCAGACTGAAGTTTCTCGAGCTCCTCCTGCTTACTCGAGAGCACTTCATCTTTCAATGCAATCTCCTTTGCCAGATCATCAGCCTCGACACGCAATGCTTGGTTAGACATCTCTAACAGAGCGCACTTCTCTCGAGTAGTCCTGAGCTTCGAAGTTCCAATCAAGACTTCGTGGTTAAGGCGTTCAACTTCATCTTTTGTGCTCGATAACTCTCTCTCAAGCTTGGATATCGTTTCTGAGCAGTGCTTGTATTGGAGAGCAGAACCTTCTTTCTCCTTGCTCAGATCAGCAACGGCCTTTCTCAGTTTTGAAACTTCGCCTTCAGCCATTTCTGCTTGCTTCTTAAGCATCTTTGTCTCATCTTCCTTAGTAGAGATTATGTTCTCCAACTCCGATATCTTTCCAAGATACTGCTCGTACCTACATGCTGCTGCTTCCTTTTGAAGCTCTAATCTCGACACTTCATCTTTCAGCATTTGTGCTTCACTCTCCGCTGCAAATGTTTTGGTGTCAAGGACCTTCATATCTTCTTGCATGCGAGAAGCCATAGTCTCGAGATGAGATATCTTCTCACAATACTCTTCATTTTTCACCATTTCGGCAATCTTTTGAGACTCCAACTGAATGAGGGTTTCCTTCAAAGTTTCAACTTCGGTTTCTGCTCTACCGGCCTTCTCACTGAGCCTCGTTGAATCCAATTGCGCATGACGCAGCTGCCCCTCTATCTCCAGCAGCTTTTTGAGGCATAGTTGATACTGAAGCAGGACACTCTCCTTTTCGACTTCCATATCAGCAAGCGTTTTCTTCAAACTGCAAACTTCAATTTCCGCGCTTCCTGCTGTCTCAGTCTCACTAAGAATCTTATCTTTGAGATTCTGATTCTCAGTTGACTGCTGCACTACAGCATCTTGAGGCGATGTTTCATTGGATCCAAACATCTCTTCTAATTGCTTTAATCCGCTCTTTTTCATAGCTCCATCGGATTCCTTCTGATCAGACGGAGAATTCACCTGAGTGTTCTCAAGCATGCAATCCACATCGCCCTCATCAACGAGTTCAGAAGGAACTTCATCAGGAAACGCTGCTGCTATTGTTCGATGAGCATGGCGGAGCTCCCCCGTTGCATGGTTATATCTTTCAGCTAATGCACGGTAGGCACGGTAGAACTCCTCGACCAGTTTCATCAACTCAGGGCGTTTCTTGTAGTACATTTCAGCCCGCCTAGCAAAGGAATCTGCATCTTCTTCGATGAGCTTGATCATGCACTTAACCTTGCCATCCATATCTGTCAACCAATAAATGCGGATTTGATAtaccaaaaagagaaaagacaCCACTGCTTTCAATAtcactactaataataacgtataccaaaatgagaaaagaCACCACTGCTTTTAACAAGCATCACCCGGTGGTATAAAGAAACTTGTACAAAATAAATCCTACATGATGATAAAAAACAACTGGAAGCCAAAGTCATGATTCATGAAGTGCATTGCCTCAGAAGAAGAAATGCAACTGCACGGCATCATATATTCCCATCCATCATTCCAATACCAACGTATTCAGAAGCAAAAGACACATTGAGAACCATAGCCAATTTCCATCAACACAAAAGTTGAGTTTATACCTGTGATATTTTGCTGGAGCCATTTTGAGTTCTTTGGGGTGTTGTGGCTATCCCACCACCACGAATATAATCGTCTCGATTCAGAATGAGATAAGTTGGCCATAACTCCAGCAGAGAACAAAAATGCAACTCCCTTCACCCTCTGAGAAAACAGCGTTATGTTTACCCGTAACAGAGCAACAAATGGTGATGAATGCTCAGTTAACACTGAGAACTATCACACACCTAACAAGATGCAAAACGATGAGTTCAAAGTCGAGTATTGGCATTTCATCTCACTATAACTTCCGAAACAAGAAACATAATGCCAGAGATCTATCTCTACCAAGGTAAATCTAACATGTCTCCAAATCAGTGGAAATGCAATTAAAATCTAAACACATGTGCAGCATATATGATTATCTGAATTTGGTATGATGATTGCAAAGGTAATTCTTGTTAATGatgagaaaaaggaaatgaatgGTAAGCAACTTTATCAAGAACTCACTTTTATGAGAAATGAACTAATAATTGCTAGATTTCGACAAATCCTATTGATATGTCAATGTCAGATAAAGGTGCTAATGTTCATCCAACTTACAGCATAGCAAAGTTTTAAGgaaacaacaattttgaaattggacAGAGAAGATAGCTCTTAAGACATTATAAATATACCAAATCTGGCGACACAAAGAGGTTATATATTCTATAAAGAAAACTTAATAGAGAAAAGAGGCTATATTTCATGCTAATGGCTTCATTAAAAGTCCAGAAAAACAGAATCTTCACATAAAATTTAGATCAACAACTTCCTAATTTCcataagtaaaattttaaaaaaaaaatagaaagagtcAACATCCATATAGTACATTCACAAAATTAGAGCAAACAAACAATAATAAGCATCACAAGAACAAATCTTTGCAAATGGGGTTTTGGAAAAGCAGCAAAAAGTAGAATCTTTGCAAATGGGCCTCCCAGAAAGcttttaaaaatgcaatctttACATTCCAGAGCAAGAACAGAAAATGAATACATAAACATTTGCTAAAAacttacaaattaaaaagcaaAGAAACAGAATCTCGATCAGCAGCTGTTGATATGAATCGACACCAGCCGCTAATTTTCACTTCACCCCATTTTTTGCATCTCAgctttctccttctctctctctctctctctctaaaatctGGTTGGCATTTTCTTCTCAAGCTCGGGTTTTTGTTGGTGCAGACAAAGGTCTCAGAAAGAATGCTGTAAAAGTgcactaaaaataattttttatctttctatcTCTAACAATACGTACATGTGTCTGTATGTATATATCAATGATTTTAAATGGTCGAAAAATGACACAATATTGGAAATTTAActaatcaattaatattaattggaTATTCCAAAATATTGTTTCAGCGTGACCGACGCTTTGATTTAGATCTAGATTCggaatcaattaattttgatttagtaaAAGTTATCCAGAAATTAATCTCACTCCAAAGCAATTATGTGACCAACTCGGAGTTTGATAAAAGAATATACGCGatgtaaaaagaaataaatatgtgAAGTTCTAGTGTGGATTGGTGTTTTCCTAAAATTACAACACTAATTGTATTAATGTAAAGTGGAATATTATATAGAGAATTGTAATCAATTGTGGAATATTGTTTTCTCTAGcaataattggaaaaaatcAGAGGTGGACCTTATATTTATCTCATTTAGTTGTGTGCAtgacatataaatatataattgcaTTCTGTGGGcaacttttcaaaattgttaacaaaaataaatgaagactTGTACTAGTCGGTAGACATATTCTTCTGAATGATTAAGTCACCggattgaatatttaattaattaatactagtatataggGTCGcgttaaaataaaaccaacattttaattcaaaactCAGAactatctcaatattatgtattaaaat is drawn from Salvia hispanica cultivar TCC Black 2014 chromosome 6, UniMelb_Shisp_WGS_1.0, whole genome shotgun sequence and contains these coding sequences:
- the LOC125192562 gene encoding protein NETWORKED 1A-like — its product is MANLSHSESRRLYSWWWDSHNTPKNSKWLQQNITDMDGKVKCMIKLIEEDADSFARRAEMYYKKRPELMKLVEEFYRAYRALAERYNHATGELRHAHRTIAAAFPDEVPSELVDEGDVDCMLENTQVNSPSDQKESDGAMKKSGLKQLEEMFGSNETSPQDAVVQQSTENQNLKDKILSETETAGSAEIEVCSLKKTLADMEVEKESVLLQYQLCLKKLLEIEGQLRHAQLDSTRLSEKAGRAETEVETLKETLIQLESQKIAEMVKNEEYCEKISHLETMASRMQEDMKVLDTKTFAAESEAQMLKDEVSRLELQKEAAACRYEQYLGKISELENIISTKEDETKMLKKQAEMAEGEVSKLRKAVADLSKEKEGSALQYKHCSETISKLERELSSTKDEVERLNHEVLIGTSKLRTTREKCALLEMSNQALRVEADDLAKEIALKDEVLSSKQEELEKLQSGLHDESTRHAQVEATLEALQNLHSQSQDDQRALASELKEMLRMLDDTEASKRGLEEELKKARDENHSLSQTSLSSAVSMENMQNEILSLKEIRERLEKEVLHHMGISTSLQHDISCLKEEIEHLNKSYQALVEQVEAAGLNPKCLGTSMKSLQDENSRIKEMQEEDSREKEILLKKLESMNEILKKKVAAEKSLSDLNGELEASRDKVKALQESCQLLQGDKATLATEKACLLSQLQVITENMNSLVGQNAVLENSLSAAKVELEGLREKSKGLEEICDLLKNERSYLLSERDSLVLKLENVERRLESLDKKFTQLGEKYADLEKEKEAMHSQVENLKVSLGEEKQERIGSLQLSEMRMAGLETEIHLLREENKWKKKESEEELEKATKAQFEISIFQKFIQDMENKNHSLIIECQKHVEASKLADKVISELESESLEQQVEAQLLLDEIGRLRSSIYQIFMALESSPDCAPEDNGESEQALVHQILGSVEDMKSAISKNEDEKQQLFVENSVLEALLEQLQSKGMEIELQKQHLEQDAEIMAKKLAIVNSEKEELLEMNRQLKSEVSNGYQAAFVLQAALASLCVRQGDLQTAYNALQEAHSRAKQESACLLKKFSDLIEEKRRADQHNDDILLELLANANQSAMLKSFVAEKIVELRSLLEDLNNQHEVNSCLGREMNELGGTLDLQKAENLALKDAVCSLEREIQEIRECNVQMKQEIASSAESLIRTKTKLFDTEMQLEATEKLNSTLFTTVAELKINVHRSQQETEDLKKNEARLSETNSTQMKEIQSLHKVKKNLESELGLLHQEIEENVVREQTLSIELQGMNNEFELWEAEAATFCFDLQVSSVKEVLLKNKVQELTGACQNLEHKNAEKTSEIEQIKQMICLKESEINGLKSQLSAYDPVIASLKDDITLIEHNVLRRSNLKAAQSQETEFLEFAIPNEATSQMPSEDQSLHSLQNLQKRVKVVGKLMEDLNKPVSRRRSNSKSKQGPVMTEVDHPKMQPNFGRDKHERSSKKAYPSELNDSPKLQKTKAKASESRNMMLMKDIPLDQASDNSYNSMRKTGNAGSDDLMLELWETVEDGNRDKTIGESLSISRKPKGRDRVYDQLLPSTDSDMEKELAVDKLELSSRFTEPSQELNDKHILETLASDAEKLECIQVALCDLRRKLEANKKSRKSKNVDFGDVKEQLQEAEDTLVHLVDLNVQLVKNIEDCPPEEMASPRLKETMKTWRVKVMEQAEKGSERISVLELAVQKIQFVLSKVEDEGKGSNRFLRSRAVILRDFINSGRKNSGRRKKGPNCGCFKQSASINRSRY